The following proteins come from a genomic window of Holosporales bacterium:
- a CDS encoding HU family DNA-binding protein, with product MAGKSLKLTRRELTSSIMEEFQVTKMHASDVIETILVELADALRRGEKVKISGLGVFCVLNKKERAGFNPKTGEAARVSGRKVVSFHPSTVFKARLNKAK from the coding sequence ATGGCCGGCAAATCTTTAAAGCTTACCCGTAGAGAGCTGACTTCATCAATCATGGAGGAGTTTCAAGTTACAAAAATGCACGCCTCTGACGTCATCGAGACCATATTGGTTGAATTGGCGGACGCTCTTCGCCGTGGCGAAAAGGTGAAAATATCTGGACTTGGAGTATTTTGTGTTTTGAATAAAAAAGAACGGGCAGGATTTAACCCAAAAACTGGCGAAGCCGCCAGGGTATCAGGCCGAAAGGTTGTTTCCTTCCACCCATCAACGGTATTTAAAGCTAGGCTTAATAAAGCTAAATAA